Proteins from one Brockia lithotrophica genomic window:
- a CDS encoding putative protease synthase and sporulation negative regulator Pai1 has protein sequence MVAGSTEARRTEPRSGGSYLLVLESLTPERQRALRDLLAQVYARAYAALPEYAYTEEKAIHRYLTWLARRTTRGGFFVAFSSLGPVGFLAADPAWRDEETGETNGEIHEFVVDPAYQGGGVGRSLFSAGLAYLRDAGHAKVGLWVGVHNDRAKAFYAKNGFVPGAVRGKWLRMYRWEPEAVYPDTHLVEVPARGKV, from the coding sequence ATGGTCGCCGGCAGTACGGAAGCCAGGCGCACGGAGCCGCGATCAGGCGGCAGCTACCTTCTTGTTCTGGAATCCCTCACGCCGGAGCGCCAGCGGGCGCTTCGCGACCTTTTGGCACAGGTGTACGCGCGTGCGTACGCAGCTCTTCCCGAGTACGCGTATACGGAGGAAAAGGCGATTCACCGCTACCTCACCTGGCTCGCGCGCCGCACGACGAGGGGCGGTTTTTTTGTCGCCTTTTCGTCCCTTGGTCCGGTCGGATTCCTCGCCGCCGACCCGGCTTGGCGCGATGAGGAGACGGGCGAGACGAACGGAGAGATCCACGAATTCGTCGTAGACCCGGCGTACCAGGGCGGTGGTGTGGGGCGGAGCCTCTTTTCCGCCGGACTCGCCTACCTTCGCGACGCGGGCCATGCGAAGGTCGGACTCTGGGTCGGGGTACACAACGACCGCGCAAAGGCTTTCTACGCGAAAAACGGGTTCGTTCCAGGGGCCGTACGGGGGAAGTGGCTTCGGATGTACCGTTGGGAGCCCGAGGCCGTCTATCCCGACACGCACTTGGTCGAAGTTCCCGCCCGCGGAAAGGTGTGA
- a CDS encoding Signal recognition particle receptor protein FtsY → MGLWDRLRRTLGEAGGRIGSAFGRGLAKTRHALVDPLEGLFRRRTTFDDDFYLELEEILIAADVGVKTSAWLVESLRADVRKKGLTTPEEVREALAARILEVFGEDESRFRLAFAPEGPTVILFVGVNGTGKTTTLGKLAHRLKGEGKRVLLAAGDTFRAGAIDQLRLWGERVGADVVARGEGADPAAVLYEAVDRAQREGYDVLLGDTAGRLHAKQHLMNELRKIVRVVGQKLPGAPHEVLLVLDGTAGQNGLRQAEVFLEAARVTGIAVTKLDGTARGGVVVTIQKELGIPVKLVGVGEGMEDLLDFSPPAFVAGLFGEGEVRATS, encoded by the coding sequence GTGGGACTCTGGGATCGCTTGCGCCGCACCCTGGGCGAGGCGGGGGGAAGGATCGGCAGCGCCTTCGGCCGCGGACTCGCCAAGACTCGGCACGCGCTCGTAGATCCCCTGGAAGGACTCTTTCGCCGGCGGACCACGTTTGACGACGATTTCTACCTCGAACTCGAGGAGATCCTCATCGCCGCGGACGTCGGGGTGAAGACGAGCGCGTGGCTCGTAGAGTCCCTGCGCGCCGACGTACGCAAGAAGGGGCTCACCACGCCGGAGGAGGTGCGCGAAGCTCTCGCCGCCCGGATCCTCGAGGTATTCGGCGAGGACGAGAGCCGCTTCCGCCTCGCCTTTGCTCCCGAAGGGCCGACCGTGATCCTGTTCGTCGGCGTAAACGGAACGGGCAAGACTACGACGCTCGGGAAGCTCGCCCACCGCCTCAAGGGGGAGGGGAAGCGCGTACTTCTCGCCGCGGGGGACACGTTCCGCGCCGGCGCGATCGACCAGCTCCGCCTCTGGGGTGAGCGCGTTGGAGCGGACGTCGTCGCCCGGGGAGAAGGAGCGGATCCGGCGGCCGTCCTCTACGAGGCCGTGGACCGCGCGCAGCGCGAAGGGTACGACGTACTCCTCGGAGACACGGCGGGGCGCCTCCATGCGAAACAGCACCTCATGAACGAACTCCGGAAGATCGTCCGCGTCGTCGGCCAAAAGCTTCCCGGGGCGCCGCACGAGGTCCTCCTCGTCCTCGACGGGACGGCCGGGCAAAACGGCCTTCGCCAGGCGGAGGTGTTTCTCGAAGCCGCCCGGGTCACGGGAATCGCCGTGACGAAACTCGACGGTACGGCGCGCGGCGGCGTGGTCGTCACCATTCAAAAGGAGCTGGGAATTCCCGTGAAGCTCGTCGGTGTAGGGGAGGGGATGGAGGACCTTTTGGACTTTTCCCCGCCCGCTTTCGTCGCCGGGCTTTTTGGCGAAGGGGAAGTTCGAGCTACTTCGTAG
- a CDS encoding Acetylornithine deacetylase encodes MLASFLLTLQEAACRDPARGAVYPLQAALVAAQLSPEVLELGEFPALLLPLHPRPRGLLSVHYDVVPCDLGGVPATPSADETRVLGRGSSDVLGAAAALVLALRDARDRWKSPPPLWVAFVGDEEYGGTGSRLLAERLPSTVRWSLVLEPTEETFAFASAGSLEVHIDVEGRASHGSTPEAGVNAVREAVRLLQRLEDAVAALARRDDPARNPVLTPLMLAGGSDELAVPETARLVVDVRIPPGFSPTEIRNAVETALAAHSGPAKVQATFLDDCAGAWEVDPEAEVGPLLRRLYSEATGREPSLGFMPSWTDAHAYHAHGLYTVVWGPGRLDVAHTAREFVDRAALERAYRFLLAVLSHPWG; translated from the coding sequence ATGCTCGCGTCCTTCCTTCTCACCCTACAAGAAGCCGCCTGCCGCGACCCGGCACGCGGTGCGGTCTATCCCCTGCAGGCGGCCCTCGTCGCCGCGCAACTTTCCCCGGAAGTTCTCGAATTGGGCGAGTTTCCGGCGCTTCTCCTTCCCCTTCACCCGCGGCCCCGGGGCCTCTTGAGCGTTCACTACGACGTCGTCCCCTGCGATCTTGGGGGAGTTCCGGCAACCCCCTCCGCCGACGAAACGCGCGTCCTTGGCCGGGGAAGCTCCGACGTCCTCGGCGCGGCAGCGGCCCTCGTCCTGGCCCTGCGGGACGCACGTGATCGTTGGAAATCCCCGCCGCCCTTGTGGGTGGCGTTTGTGGGCGACGAGGAATACGGGGGTACGGGATCGCGCCTTCTCGCCGAACGTTTGCCTTCGACCGTGCGTTGGAGCCTCGTCCTCGAACCGACGGAAGAGACCTTCGCCTTTGCCTCTGCCGGGTCCCTCGAGGTCCACATCGACGTGGAAGGGCGCGCGAGCCACGGCAGTACGCCCGAGGCAGGGGTGAACGCCGTGCGAGAAGCCGTGCGCCTCCTCCAGCGCCTCGAAGACGCCGTTGCCGCCCTCGCCCGCCGCGATGATCCCGCGCGCAATCCCGTTCTCACGCCGCTCATGCTCGCGGGAGGAAGCGACGAGCTCGCCGTCCCGGAAACCGCTCGCCTCGTCGTCGACGTGCGGATTCCCCCGGGGTTTTCTCCGACGGAAATCCGGAACGCCGTGGAAACAGCGCTTGCCGCCCACAGCGGACCGGCCAAAGTGCAGGCTACGTTTCTCGACGACTGCGCAGGCGCGTGGGAAGTCGATCCCGAGGCGGAGGTCGGGCCCCTTCTCCGGCGCCTGTACAGCGAGGCTACGGGACGGGAGCCGAGTCTCGGCTTCATGCCGAGCTGGACGGACGCCCACGCTTACCACGCCCACGGCCTGTACACCGTGGTGTGGGGCCCGGGTCGCCTCGACGTCGCCCACACGGCGCGCGAATTCGTGGATCGGGCGGCCCTCGAGCGGGCGTACCGCTTCCTCCTCGCCGTCCTCTCCCACCCGTGGGGCTAA
- a CDS encoding ATP-dependent DNA helicase rep, protein MGEMEPSSGWHEEWEEEKRRLAYVTARIREAVLRLEEEAGQKREDVDALLASLWEDVSLGIDESTDVLESFADILQQSAVVAELEKRVHLSGEEAKSLLRLLASPYFGRVDFREEEAAEAERYYIGRRSFYDAETDAYLVLDWRAPVAGLFYEGVLGPAAYETPAGEIRGELTKKRQFDIRGGRLRAMFDVSGAAVTDDILREVLGRGARPEMGAIVETIQAEQNSVIRDDRHDLVVVQGVAGSGKTSVALQRLAYLLYRHRERARANQMLVLSPNPLFREYISSVLPELGEENVLQRTFFEYVVRRIGADVEVEPPEALYELLLEADPTDPRHGMRREALRWKGSPVFVRVLDRFARIVARVAPPFRPVQARGFLVLTPEELTALYLGGGGEPTKERSDPSPQARLYALVEGARRELERKLAEMRNSPELEDALHHLSRARLQRAYLKARRRADSATLEANMREVLKDDLLAEIRREVESVLERRGFLDWVALYRLLYADDDVWRTATAGLEGVFPPTAQAAVREATLRTLDRGRLAFEDAVPYVYLRERVGDFPRESGVHFVVVDEAQDYTPLDFAWLSRLFPRANFTLLGDLAQEISGIPSLLDEEGFAFLAAERSGFRALCLRRSYRSTREIARLAQDVLAEPLSLVPFARSGEIPRLHLFERREDLAEGIAAAVQRALRRGYGLVAILCRSQWECDEAEAFLKGRFPYQRVRHDTPALRERVVLMPSYLAKGIEFDVVLLYDVSRERYREDRDRRLLYTLLMRAKHDVELFAVGDASPLLAAARARGHVRVVTRGE, encoded by the coding sequence GTGGGAGAGATGGAGCCGTCGTCCGGGTGGCACGAGGAGTGGGAAGAAGAGAAGCGCCGCCTCGCCTACGTCACCGCGCGCATACGCGAAGCGGTCCTCCGTTTAGAAGAGGAAGCCGGACAGAAGCGGGAAGACGTCGACGCCCTTCTCGCGTCGCTTTGGGAAGACGTTTCTCTCGGCATCGACGAGAGCACCGACGTCCTCGAAAGCTTCGCCGACATCCTCCAGCAGTCGGCCGTCGTCGCCGAGCTCGAAAAGCGGGTCCACCTGTCCGGCGAGGAGGCGAAATCCCTCCTTCGCCTGCTCGCCTCGCCGTACTTCGGCCGCGTGGACTTCCGCGAGGAAGAAGCTGCGGAGGCCGAACGCTACTACATCGGCCGACGTTCGTTTTACGACGCCGAAACCGACGCCTACCTCGTCCTCGACTGGCGCGCTCCGGTCGCCGGGCTCTTCTACGAGGGCGTCCTCGGTCCCGCGGCGTACGAGACGCCGGCGGGGGAGATCCGGGGAGAGCTCACGAAAAAGCGGCAGTTCGACATCCGCGGCGGCCGCCTGCGGGCGATGTTCGACGTGAGCGGCGCGGCGGTCACGGACGACATCCTGCGGGAGGTCCTCGGCCGCGGAGCGCGTCCCGAGATGGGGGCGATCGTCGAAACGATTCAGGCGGAGCAAAACAGCGTGATCCGGGACGACCGCCACGACCTCGTCGTCGTCCAAGGAGTCGCGGGGAGCGGGAAGACCTCCGTCGCCCTCCAGCGCCTCGCCTACCTCCTCTACCGCCACCGGGAGCGCGCCCGGGCGAACCAAATGCTCGTCCTTTCCCCGAACCCGCTCTTCCGCGAGTACATCTCCTCCGTCTTGCCGGAGCTCGGGGAGGAAAACGTGCTCCAGCGGACGTTCTTCGAGTACGTCGTCCGCCGCATCGGCGCCGACGTCGAGGTAGAACCGCCGGAAGCCCTCTACGAGCTCCTCCTGGAGGCCGACCCCACCGATCCGCGGCACGGCATGCGGCGGGAGGCGCTTCGCTGGAAGGGTTCGCCCGTCTTTGTTCGCGTCCTCGACCGCTTTGCCCGCATCGTGGCCCGCGTCGCTCCGCCTTTCCGTCCGGTCCAAGCCCGAGGCTTTCTCGTCCTCACGCCGGAAGAACTCACCGCCCTTTACCTCGGAGGGGGCGGCGAGCCCACGAAAGAGCGCTCCGATCCTTCGCCGCAGGCGCGGCTCTACGCGCTGGTGGAAGGGGCACGTCGGGAACTCGAGCGGAAGCTCGCGGAGATGCGCAACTCTCCCGAGCTCGAGGACGCCCTCCACCACCTGTCCCGCGCGCGCCTGCAGCGCGCCTACCTCAAGGCACGGCGCCGCGCAGACTCGGCCACCCTCGAAGCCAACATGCGGGAGGTCCTCAAGGACGACCTTTTGGCCGAGATCCGCCGCGAGGTAGAATCCGTCCTCGAGCGGCGTGGCTTTCTCGATTGGGTCGCCCTCTACCGCCTCCTGTATGCCGACGACGATGTGTGGCGCACGGCGACCGCAGGCCTGGAAGGCGTCTTTCCTCCGACGGCGCAGGCGGCGGTTCGCGAGGCCACGCTTCGCACGTTGGACCGCGGACGCCTGGCCTTCGAAGACGCCGTGCCGTACGTCTACCTCCGCGAGCGCGTGGGGGATTTCCCACGCGAGTCCGGCGTGCACTTCGTCGTCGTGGACGAAGCGCAGGACTACACACCGCTCGATTTCGCCTGGCTTTCCCGACTCTTCCCCCGGGCGAACTTCACGCTTCTCGGCGATCTCGCGCAAGAAATTTCCGGTATTCCCTCGCTGCTCGACGAAGAAGGCTTTGCCTTCCTCGCCGCAGAGCGTAGCGGCTTTCGCGCCCTCTGCCTTCGCCGCAGTTACCGGAGCACGCGCGAAATCGCCCGCCTCGCCCAGGACGTCCTCGCCGAGCCGCTTTCTCTCGTCCCCTTTGCGCGAAGCGGCGAGATCCCCCGACTCCACCTCTTCGAACGGCGCGAAGACCTGGCGGAGGGGATCGCCGCCGCTGTGCAGCGCGCCCTGCGCCGCGGGTACGGTCTCGTCGCCATCCTCTGCCGCTCGCAGTGGGAATGCGACGAAGCCGAGGCGTTCCTCAAGGGGCGGTTTCCCTACCAGCGGGTGCGGCACGACACGCCGGCTTTGCGCGAACGCGTCGTCCTCATGCCGAGCTACCTCGCCAAGGGGATCGAGTTCGACGTCGTCTTGTTGTACGACGTGTCCCGCGAGCGCTACCGCGAAGACCGAGACCGACGCCTGCTCTACACCCTCCTCATGCGCGCCAAGCACGACGTGGAGCTCTTCGCCGTGGGAGACGCGAGTCCCCTCCTCGCCGCGGCCCGCGCCCGGGGCCACGTCCGCGTGGTGACCCGAGGCGAGTAA